A section of the Ignavibacteriales bacterium genome encodes:
- the alaS gene encoding alanine--tRNA ligase, which translates to MTSDEIRSSFINYFKERGHKIVPSSPVVPYDDPTLLFTNAGMNQFKDVFLGIGTRDYKRAVDSQKCIRAGGKHNDLEEVGRDGYHHTFFEMLGNWSFGDYYKKDAIKWAWELLTEVYKLPKDRLWASVYKDDDEALELWKSETDINPDHVLKFDEKDNFWEMGDTGPCGPCSEIHIDLSENGCSPEDINAGKEDVIELWNLVFIQYNRDETGKLTPLPKKHIDTGMGFERLVRVLQNKKSNYDTDLFSPIIDKISELTNHKYDGENTYPMSAIADHIRCLTFAITDGAIPSNEGRGYVLRRILRRASRLARKLGYDQPLLYQLVDTVVNNFSGAYPELKDRAEFVKEVIKSEEESFNVTLDRGIELFNEVAEKLEKSGTKVFPGEEAFKLYDTYGFPLDLTQVMAEERVLSVDIDVFNTEMDKQKERARKARKEEMASLVEVDDELTDAMYSFEVDYNPYAPNDTGLNTKVCFTESDNKHNKELIIIKENPFYSESGGQISDTGVLVTNSGKEIPVLDSKKEFLVVNGSDNLTNADENVIAKIDYDRRMDIQRNHSATHIMHEALKRVLGDHIKQMGSLVHNEYLRFDFPHFKKVEDSEIKAIEDMVNAKIAENIAVNTLVDIPIEEANKIPNVKKFFGEKYGDKVRVVLIDEGFSVEFCGGTHVKSTDDIGLFKIIKEESIASGTRRIFARTGKGIIRLIDENIAGIEKILTDLPEKYSTNFKSAIENLAKDLNGTDFRDASRLSELLKHQDSTVSSLEETRQRYLEEKKQAEKELMKQNLSKAFNQLDELINNSEEANGIRILSAKMDLSSMDELKEVGEALRNKLQNGVGLIAIVTDGKINLVCGVSDTLVKDKGLNAGQLIGTVAKELGGGGGGRPNLATAGAKDVEKLDSVLNSFSNLVKEKLNG; encoded by the coding sequence ATAACATCCGACGAAATAAGAAGCTCATTTATCAATTACTTCAAGGAAAGAGGTCACAAAATCGTTCCTTCTTCCCCTGTCGTGCCTTATGACGACCCTACTCTGCTTTTTACAAATGCAGGAATGAATCAATTTAAGGACGTCTTTCTGGGTATCGGTACACGTGATTATAAAAGGGCTGTCGATTCCCAAAAGTGTATACGTGCAGGCGGTAAGCATAACGATCTCGAGGAAGTTGGAAGGGACGGTTACCACCATACATTCTTTGAAATGCTAGGTAACTGGTCATTTGGCGATTACTACAAGAAAGATGCTATCAAATGGGCGTGGGAACTGCTCACAGAAGTTTATAAACTTCCCAAAGACAGACTATGGGCATCGGTTTATAAAGATGATGACGAAGCGTTGGAGTTATGGAAATCAGAAACCGATATTAACCCTGACCATGTACTTAAATTCGACGAGAAGGACAACTTCTGGGAAATGGGAGATACAGGTCCTTGCGGTCCATGTTCCGAGATTCACATTGACCTTTCCGAAAACGGATGCAGTCCCGAAGACATAAACGCAGGCAAAGAGGATGTGATAGAATTATGGAACCTGGTGTTTATACAATATAACCGGGATGAAACAGGAAAGCTGACTCCCCTCCCGAAAAAGCATATCGACACGGGCATGGGATTTGAGCGGTTGGTGCGTGTATTACAAAACAAGAAATCGAACTACGATACCGATCTTTTCTCACCGATCATTGATAAGATCTCTGAACTCACCAACCATAAATACGACGGTGAGAATACTTATCCGATGAGCGCGATCGCGGATCACATAAGATGTCTCACATTTGCAATAACTGACGGTGCAATTCCATCAAATGAAGGCAGAGGATATGTACTGCGAAGGATCCTCCGACGTGCATCACGCCTGGCTCGTAAGCTTGGTTATGATCAGCCATTACTTTATCAGCTGGTAGATACAGTTGTTAATAATTTCTCCGGAGCTTACCCGGAATTAAAAGACAGGGCAGAATTCGTAAAGGAAGTTATTAAGTCGGAAGAAGAAAGTTTTAATGTAACTCTGGATAGAGGCATAGAATTATTTAACGAGGTAGCTGAAAAACTGGAAAAATCGGGGACAAAAGTATTCCCAGGCGAAGAAGCATTTAAACTCTATGATACGTATGGCTTCCCTCTCGATCTCACTCAGGTAATGGCTGAAGAGCGAGTATTATCAGTAGATATCGATGTTTTTAATACTGAAATGGATAAGCAAAAGGAAAGAGCAAGAAAAGCCCGCAAGGAAGAAATGGCATCACTTGTGGAAGTTGATGATGAACTTACTGACGCAATGTATTCTTTTGAAGTTGATTATAATCCATACGCACCGAATGATACTGGTCTAAATACAAAGGTTTGCTTCACTGAGTCTGATAATAAACATAATAAAGAGTTGATCATCATAAAGGAAAACCCTTTCTATTCCGAATCAGGCGGACAAATAAGCGATACGGGTGTTTTAGTTACCAATTCGGGAAAGGAAATTCCTGTTCTTGATTCTAAAAAAGAATTTCTAGTTGTTAATGGCTCAGATAATCTTACCAATGCTGATGAAAATGTTATTGCGAAAATCGACTACGACCGTCGTATGGACATCCAGCGAAATCACTCTGCAACTCACATTATGCACGAGGCTTTAAAACGCGTTCTCGGTGACCATATAAAACAGATGGGCTCGCTTGTCCACAATGAATACCTTCGCTTCGACTTCCCACACTTTAAAAAAGTGGAAGACTCAGAGATAAAAGCTATCGAGGATATGGTTAATGCAAAGATAGCTGAGAATATTGCAGTAAATACACTTGTAGATATCCCTATTGAGGAAGCAAATAAGATCCCAAATGTAAAAAAATTCTTTGGTGAAAAATACGGTGATAAAGTAAGAGTAGTTCTAATAGATGAAGGATTTTCCGTCGAGTTTTGCGGAGGTACGCATGTAAAATCCACCGATGACATTGGATTATTCAAAATTATAAAGGAAGAAAGTATCGCTTCGGGTACAAGGCGTATCTTTGCCAGGACGGGCAAAGGGATTATAAGATTAATAGATGAAAATATCGCCGGTATTGAAAAGATCCTCACCGATCTGCCGGAAAAATATTCAACCAATTTTAAATCAGCTATAGAAAATCTTGCAAAGGATCTTAACGGTACAGATTTTCGGGATGCCAGTCGGCTATCTGAATTGTTAAAACATCAGGACTCAACTGTATCTTCACTCGAAGAAACTCGTCAGAGGTATCTTGAAGAGAAGAAACAGGCTGAGAAAGAACTCATGAAACAAAATCTTTCTAAAGCCTTTAACCAGCTGGATGAGTTAATCAATAATTCGGAAGAAGCTAACGGTATAAGGATCCTTTCTGCGAAGATGGATCTTAGTTCGATGGATGAGCTTAAGGAAGTCGGTGAGGCTTTACGAAATAAATTACAAAACGGAGTTGGACTGATAGCTATTGTAACGGATGGGAAGATAAATCTGGTTTGTGGTGTAAGCGACACTCTTGTCAAAGATAAAGGACTGAATGCCGGACAACTCATAGGAACCGTCGCTAAAGAACTCGGCGGTGGCGGTGGCGGCAGACCAAATCTCGCTACTGCAGGCGCAAAAGATGTGGAAAAGCTGGATTCGGTTTTAAATAGTTTTTCAAACCTGGTTAAAGAAAAGCTCAACGGATGA
- the gcvH gene encoding glycine cleavage system protein GcvH, with protein MNIPENLRYTREHEWVKIDGDSAIIGITDYAQGELGDVIYVDITESLGKEVNQGDPVGSIEAVKTVSEVYIPMTGDIQDINMDLQDKASLLNTDPYGEGWIIKIKFSDLSQYDGLLDANAYKELIGE; from the coding sequence ATGAATATTCCTGAAAATCTACGATATACTAGAGAGCATGAATGGGTTAAAATTGATGGTGATTCAGCTATAATTGGAATAACGGATTATGCGCAGGGAGAACTTGGAGATGTAATTTATGTTGATATTACCGAATCATTGGGCAAAGAAGTGAATCAAGGTGACCCGGTCGGTTCTATCGAAGCAGTAAAAACAGTTTCCGAAGTTTACATCCCGATGACAGGCGATATTCAGGATATTAATATGGATCTGCAGGACAAGGCTTCGCTTTTGAATACCGATCCTTATGGAGAGGGTTGGATTATAAAGATCAAGTTCAGTGACCTTAGCCAGTATGACGGATTGCTCGATGCAAATGCGTACAAAGAATTGATCGGTGAGTAA
- a CDS encoding DUF177 domain-containing protein: MKINISNLKDGEHSYEFEESPEEFDIESLDKDKKVKADVVLYKMANQFNLDIDVKAGFIFECDRCLENYKSDLESSFSLIYKYDFSGEGDSEEVKEDNLKFISPKTHTIDIKEDVRDYLMLSIPMRKVPEEVNGVCSYCNRKIDEMLGKSEAEVNNPIWDELKKLKK, from the coding sequence ATGAAAATAAATATCTCAAATCTTAAGGATGGAGAGCATAGTTACGAATTCGAAGAATCACCTGAAGAATTTGATATTGAATCCTTAGACAAAGACAAGAAAGTAAAAGCAGACGTAGTTCTTTATAAAATGGCTAACCAGTTTAATCTGGACATAGATGTGAAAGCCGGATTTATATTTGAGTGTGACAGATGCCTGGAAAATTATAAATCAGATCTGGAATCAAGTTTTAGTCTTATTTATAAATATGATTTTTCGGGCGAAGGTGATTCTGAAGAGGTTAAAGAAGACAATCTGAAATTCATATCACCGAAGACTCACACGATCGATATAAAGGAAGATGTCAGGGATTATCTTATGCTGAGTATCCCGATGAGAAAAGTACCGGAAGAAGTAAATGGTGTTTGTTCTTACTGTAATCGAAAAATTGATGAAATGCTCGGAAAATCCGAAGCAGAAGTGAATAACCCTATTTGGGACGAATTAAAAAAATTAAAGAAATAA
- the rpmF gene encoding 50S ribosomal protein L32, producing MAHPKRRQSKTRGRKRRTHYKAAAPSLMACPNCGEMKMTHKVCPSCGFYDGKSIEIPKK from the coding sequence ATGGCACATCCGAAAAGAAGACAATCTAAAACAAGAGGCAGAAAGAGAAGGACTCATTATAAGGCTGCAGCTCCTTCACTAATGGCATGTCCTAACTGCGGTGAAATGAAGATGACGCATAAGGTTTGTCCTTCCTGCGGTTTCTATGACGGTAAAAGCATAGAGATACCAAAGAAGTAA